The genomic segment CTCGGCGATGATCAGGTAGTCGATGCCGGCCTTGTTCCGCGATTCGTCGATCTCGGTCAGTTCCATCTGTTCGTAGTTGATCACCAACGAGCGATAGGTGCGGGCCCACTTGGAGTCGACCGCGCTGGGCTCGAAGCGCAGTGCCGAACGCTCGTCAATCCCCTCGTAGGAGAGCCGCACGGTTACCGAGGTCGTTACCTGCATCGAGTCGCTGGTCGCGTCGTAGCGTAGCGGCGCGAAGCTCAGAGTGACCACGCGCAGGTCGCGCAGGATCGAGGGCTCGGAGAGGCTGACCAGCTCGGCCGGATAGAGCTCGGGCAGACTGTAGCCAGCGGGCTCGAAGTCGAAGTCCACGGGCGTCTGATCGTCGGTGGTCGGGGTCTGGAACGGGAAGGGCAGGATGCCCTCGATCACGTTCTGTTCGACCTCGAGCACCTCGACCTGCACGCCGCTGCCGGCCGGAATGGCGACCATCTCGCGGATCAGCGGCAACTCGGGCCAGCCGATCTGCTGGGTCATGCCCTCACCGGGGATATTAAGCCAGGTGAACAGCGGTCCGCCCACGTCCACATGGCTGGCGTAGACGCCGGGAACCTGGATCTCGATCACGGTCTCATAAGCATTGTGCGATAGCACCGAGACGCTGGGATCGACTTGAGGGCTGCCCTCGTCCAGCCGCAGAAAGCCTGCACTCTGGGCCGATACTCCGCCGGCCATCAGCGCGATACATAACGTCGAAAGCACAAGGATAAGCAAATGGGTCTTTCCACTCATGGTAATTTCCTTTTTTGCCTCGTTATTCGATTATGGAGCGCGTGAATAGGCTAACAGCATCCGCGCAATAGTTAAAGCCTCGAACAAGGGCTCGGATTATCTTGGAAATATGAATTATAGCGCAAGATTGCGGCCATTGAAGCGCCGATTGCGTGCCCCTGCTTCAAAAAGGAAGGAGGGGTCCGCCCCTGAAATTGCGCCCCCAGGGACGGACCCTTACCAAGTGAGGAATAAAAGCGGGAATAGAACTCCCGCTAGGAGGCTGATTTAAAAAGAACGCGTTTGGAGTCCATCGTTCGTCAGTCGGCCTTGCGCCTGATGAACGTCGGAATGTCGTACTCATCCTCATCAGCGCGCGGCCTGGCGCTGGGCCGAACCGGGGTGCTAACCGCGACCTTGGACTGCGGTACGTAAGCCTGCTCGATCACCTCGGGCCGCTGGACCTCGGGCTCCTCGGGCCGGCGCTGAAATTTCAACCGCTCGCGGCGCGACAGCGCGTTGCTCAGGTACGTCACTTGCTCCTGGGTCTGTTCGAGCTGCTCGACCTGATCAAAGCCGGTGGCGATCACCGTGATGCGCATCTGATCCTGCATCCGCTCGTCGATCACCGCGCCGAAGATGATGTTGGCACCCGGATCCGCGGCCTCCTGAATCATCTCCGAGGCTTCGCTGACCTCGGCCAGGGTCAGGTCGTGTCCGCCGGTGACGTTGATCAGCACGCCCTTGGCGCCGTCGATGGCGATGTTTTCCAGCAGCGGCGAGCTGATCGCGGCCTGGGCCGCGTCGATGGCGCGGGTCGAGCCCGAGGCCACGCCGGTCCCCATCAGCGCCAGTCCCATGCCGCGCATGATCGTGCGCACGTCGGCCAGGTCGAGGTTGATCACGCCGGGAACGACGATCAAATCGGAGATCGACTGGACGGCCTGGAGCAGGATCTCGTCGGCGCGCTTGAACGCGTCGAGCATCGTCATGTCCTTGCCCGCGAGGTTGATCAGCTTTTGGTTGGGGATCGTGATCAGCGTATCGACGTACTGTCGAAGCTTGTCGATCCCCTCCTCGGCCTGCCGCATCCGACGCGAGCCCTCGAACAGGAACGGCTTGGTGACCACCGCCACGGTCAGCGCATCGGTCTCGCGCGCCAGCTCGGCGATGATCGGCGCCGCGCCCGTGCCCGTGCCGCCGCCCATCCCGGCGGTGATGAACACCATGTCGGTGTCCTCCAGCGCCTTGACCAGCTCGTCACGGCTGTTGATCGCAGCCTCGCATCCGACCTCGGGATTGCCCCCAGCCCCCAGGCCGCTGCCGAGCTGAACCGTCTGTTCGGCCCGCGAACTGAGCAGCGCCTGCTGGTCGGTGTTCGTGGCGATAAAGCGCACGCCCGCCATTCCGGCGCTGACCATCGTGTTGACGGCGTTGCCGCCGCCGCCCCCGACGCCGACCACCTTGATCGTCGCCTTTTGCTTGTCCGAGACTTGCTCGACGAAGTTAAACATCCCTATGCCTCCAAACGCTTTTCAACGGGTCGGCGCGACCCGTTTGTCAACTAATGAAATCCTTGATCCACTCACGCATCCGCGACCACACCCCGTCGAACGTTTGACGGTCGCGAATACGAAACTTGGCCCCCTCTTCGGCGTCGATTCCGTAGGCCACCAGCCCCACGGCCGTGGCGAACTGCGGGCCGTTGACCACGTCGGTCAGCCCGCCGACGTTGATCGGCTTGCCCACGCGCACCGGGCAGTTGAAGATCCCCTCGGCGACCTCGATCATCCCGGGCATGTTCGAGGCTCCGCCGGTGAGAACCATTCCCGCCGGAACGCGCTCGGTCAGGCCGACCTTCTCCAGCTCGCGCTGCACCAGCAGGAAGATCTCCTCCACACGCTGCTCGATGATCTCGCACAGGATCTGGCGCGAGACCACGCGCGGTTTGCGGCCGCCCACGGTCGGCACCTCCACCGCCTCCTTGGAGTTGACCAGCTTGGTGGTGGCGCAGCCGTAGCGGATCTTCAGCTCCTCGGCCGAGGGTTGCGCCGGCGTGCGCAGCCCCAGGGCGATGTCGTTGGTAATGTGCGCTCCGCCCAGTGCCAGCACCGCCGAGTGCCGCAGCGTGCCGCCGATAAACACCGCCAGGTCCGAGGTCCCGCCGCCGATGTCGAGCAGCGCCACGCCCAATTCCTTCTCCTCCTCGTCGAGCACGCCGTAGGAACTGGCCAGCGGCTCGAGCACGATGTCCATCACGTTCAGCCCGGTCTGGTTGCAGCACTTGATGATGTTGGCCGCCGAGGCCACGGCGCCGGTGACGATGTGGCAATTGACCTCCAGCCGCACGCCACGCATGCCCACCGGGTCGTTCACGCCGTCCTGCTGGTCGACCTTGAACCCGTTGGGGATCACGTGAATCACCTCGCGGTCCATCGGAATCGCCACGGCCTTGGCCGCCTCGATTACCCGCCCGACGTCGCGCGCATGGACTTCCTTGTCGCGGATCGCGATCACGCCGTGGCTGTTGAACCCGCGGATGTGACCGCCGGCGATGCCGACGAACACGCTGACGATGTCGCAGCCGGCCATCAGTTCGGCCTCCTCGACCGCCTTGCGGATCGAGGCCACCGTGCTCTCGATGTTGATCACCACGCCCTTGCGCAATCCCCTGCTCGGGGTGGTGCCGATGCCGACGATCTCGATTCGCGGCCGAGAGGAATCCCCTTCGTTGTCCACGAGCTGGCCAACGACCGTGCAGACCTTGGTCGTGCCGATGTCCAGCCCGACGAGGATTTCGTCGCCTCGCCTCATCTTCTCCCCCCCGTTGTTTTCAGCCTGATGAACGCCCGCTGGGGCACTGAGACGTCGGTCCAGCTTAGTCGCGCTGCCCGCGATCCCAGGGCCGCGTGAAGCGCCTCGAGCCGCTCGAGCTTTTCAGCGAATCCGCCGCGACCCATCTCGATCCAGATGCCGTGGTCCAGAGTGACCATCGACAACCCGCGCACTGGGTCGTAATGCACCTCGCTCAAGTCCGACAGCTCGCTTTCATCGCTGAGCTGGGCCACGCGAATCAGCTCGACCGCCTCGGCCAGGCTGAACAGCGCCTCGCTCTGGTTTGCGGCAAAGTCCGCCTCGCGCAGGCCGCTGATCAGGATGAAGTCATGGCTCTCCCCGGGCTCGACCTCCTTGAACAACATCCCCTGCGGATTGACGTAATAGTCCTGTTCCATCCGCGCTACGGCGAGCACCTGTTGCTCGACAACGTCGACGATCAGCCGGTCGGGCAGCTCGCGCGCCACGCGCGCATCCTCAATCCAGTGATTGCGTTGCAGCCGTTCGCGCAGTTCCTGTAGGTCGACGTCGAACAGGTGCTGATCAGCACTTAGCCCCAGCAGTCCGATCACCTCCGTGCGCGGCACGTGACGCAGGCCGCTGATCCTGACGTCGCGCACGCGGAACAGTTCGCCGGTGGCCGCGGCCAGGCCGGCCCAGCCGACCAGCGCCAAGATCAGCACCGTGGGCACCGCCTTACGCATAAACGGCCAGAAGCCCTCGTGCAGGTCGCGCAGCAGACCGCGTACCCGGGAGCGCAGCCGGAATTTGGCGCGCTTGGCCCGCAGTTGTCTGCGCTTGTGTTCGCGGAAATCGAACACGCGTTTAGCTCCCCACTTTCAGACCCGCGCCGAGCAGGATGCGCTCGACCAGGTCGTCGAACTCGATGCCCGCGGCCCGCGCGATCTTGGGCAGCAGGCTGGTCTGGGTCAGTCCCGGCAGCGTGTTGACCTCGAGCAGCCACCAGCCGTTGTTCCCATCAAGGATCAAGTCGACCCGCGTGCCGCCGGCGCAACCCAGCGCCGTATGCGCGCGCCGCGCCAGGTCCAGCGCCTCGAGTTCGCGCTCGGGCTCGATCGGTGCCGGACAGAGGTAGTCGGTCATGCCCTGGGTGTACTTGGCCTCGTAGTTGTAGAACTCAAGCTTGGGCCGCACCTCGACCGTGCCCAGGGCCTCGCCGTCGAGCACGCCGACGTTGATCTCGCGTCCCTTGATGTAGCGCTCGAGGATCACCCTTCGATCAAAGCGCAACGCCTCCTCCAGCGCCGCTTTGAGCTGCCCAGCCTCGCGCACGATCGAGATCCCCATTGACGAGCCCTCGGTGGTCGGCTTGACCACCAGCGGCAGCTCCAACGGCAGGTCATCGAGGGACACTTCCTCGGCCGACCCGGGCTCGATCAGCGCCCACTGCGGCACGGGCAAGTCCGCGGCCTGGAACAGCCGTTTGCTGATCACCTTATCCATCGCCACGGCGCTGGCGGTCACGCCCGAGCCGGTGTAGGGGATGCGCATCAGCTCGAGCAGGCCCTGGACGCAGCCGTCCTCGCCCCATTTGCCATGCAGCGCGTTGTAGACCAGCTCCACGCCGTGGCGCTCAAGCTGCAACGCCAGGTCGCGTCCCACATCGATGCGCACCACCTCGTAGCCCTTGCGCTGCAGCGCATCGCACACCGCAGCGCCGGTGTTGAACGAGACCTCCCGTTCGCTGCTGGGACCGCCGAGCAATACCCCGACCCGTTTGCCGCTCATGCGAAATCTCCCAACAGCTTGACCTCGCACTCGAGGGTCAGACCGAAGCTCTGACGCACGCGCTGCCTGACCAGCCCGATCAGCTCGTAGATGTCGTTGGCGCTACCGTTTTTATCGTTGACGATAAAATTGGCGTGATGCTCGCTGACCTGCGCACCGCCGACCCGCAGCCCCTTGCAGCCCGCGGTCTCGATCAGCCGCGCCGCGTGCTCGCCCGGCGGGTTGCGAAACACCGAGCCCGCGCAAGGTAGGTACTGCGGATGATGCTCGGCGCGCCAGGCGAGCATCGCCTCGACTTTGCGCGCCACGTCTTGGCGCTCGCCCTTTTGCAACTCCATACGGCAGGAGAGGATCACCGCTCCCGCGGGCAGCTCGACCGCGCGGTAGGAGAAGTCGACCTCTTCGCGCGCCAGCCATTGCGCACTGCCCTCGGCGTTCATCAGCCGCAGTTCGCGCACCAAGTCGTAGATCTCGCCGTCGCGCGTGCCCGCGTTCATCCGTAGCGCCCCACCGAGGTTGCCCGGAATTCCGGCGGCGAACTCAAATCCGGTCCAACCGTGCTCCAGGCACAGCTCGGTCAGCCGCCTGACCGAACACCCCGCGTCCACGCGCAACAGCACGCCCCTGTCTGATTGCGACTCGAGCTCGATCGCGCCCATGCGCTCGCGGATCAGCACTGCCAACGCCGGCAGGCCGCTGTCCGCCACCAGCACGTTGGAACAGGCGCCGAGAACCTGTAGCTCCATCCCGGCCTCGGCCGCAGCACGCAGCACAAAAGCCAACTCGTCCTCGTCGTCCGGTTCGACCAGTCCCCAGGCCGGACCGCCCACGCCAAAGGTGGTGTAATCCGACAGCAGCTCGTTGCGCTTGAAGCGCTCGCCCAGCCGCCTGGCAAGCAGTTTTGCCAGCTGTTCGCTCATCGACCCTCCTCACGGCGGCGCAGGCTGTCCAGCAGGATGTCGGCAAGCTTGGTCACGTCTCCCGCGCCGAGGGTGAACAACACGTCGCCGCGTCCGGCCCGGCCGACCATCAGCTCCACAGCGTGGCTGTGATCGTCGGCCACCAACACGTCGGGGTGGCCGTGCTCGCGCAGTCGTCGGGCCAAAGCGTCGGCGCTGATCCCCTCCAGCGGCTGCTCGCCCGCGGCGTAGATCGGCATCACCACCACGGTTGCGGCCGCGTCAAAGGCCTGGGCGAACTCGTCGAGCAGGTCGGCCACCCGCGAGTAGCGGTGCGGCTGGAACAGCGCGCGGATCGGCCGACCGTACCCCTCGGCCGCGGCTTCGAGTGTGCCGCTGATCTCCGCGGGGTGGTGGGCGTAGTCGTCCACGATCGTTATGCCCGCGGCCTCGCCGCGAATGTCGAAACGTCGTCCGACCCCGCCGAAGTCGCGCAGCCCCTCGGACGCCGCCTCGAACGGCACGTTGAGCTCCGCGGCCACGGCCAGCGTGGCCAGGGCGTTGGCCACGTGGTGTTTGCCGGGCATGCCCAGCCGCACCCGGCCCAGCCTGCCGCGCTCGGCGTCGTGCACCTCAAAGGTCGTGTTGTGCTCCTTGATCTCGATGTCCACGGCCGTCAGATCGGCCGGCTCGTTCACCGCGTAGGTGGCGTAGCGCTTCTTGACCTGCGGCAGAATCTTGCGCACCAGCGGGCTGTCCACGCAGAGGATCGCCTGGCCGTAAAACGGCACCTTGTTAATGAACCCGACGAAGGTCTCCAGCAGCTGATCCAGGTCGCGGTAGTGGTTCATATGCTCGCGGTCGATGTTGGTCACCACGGCCACCGTCGGGCTGAGCAGTATGAAGCTGCCGTCGCTCTCGTCAGCCTCGGCCACCAGGTTCGGCCCCTGACCCAGCCGCGCGTTGGAGCCGATGGACTCGAGCCTGCCGCCGATGACCACCGTGGGGTCCAGGCCTGCGAAGCGCAGCACCGTGGCGATCATGCTGGTGGTCGTGGTCTTGCCGTGGGTGCCGGCCACGGCCACGCCGTACTTCATCCGCATCAGCTCGGCGAGCATCTCCGCGCGCGGGATCACCGGGATCCCCAGCCGCTGGGCGGCCTGCACCTCGGGGTTGTCCGGGCCGACCGCGGAGCTGATCACGATCACGTCCGCGCCGCGCACCGCCTCAGGGTCGTGACCCAGGCCGACCTTGCCGCCCAGGGTCTGCAAGCGATGCGTAACGTCGCTGCGACGCATGTCCGAGCCGGTGACCTCGTACCCCAGGTTGAGCAGCACCTCGGCAATGCCGCTCATGCCGATGCCGCCGATGCCTACGAAATGGATCCGTCGCGCCCTACCGAACATCGTCGCCCCCCTTTGCGAGCCCTTGGCAGACATCGGCCACCCGCTGCGCCGCGTCGGGCCGTCCCAGCTCGAGGGCCGCGCGCGACATGCTGCGCAGCCGCTGCGGATCGGCGGACAGCTCGCGGATCAGCTCGGCCAGCCGCCGGGCCGTGCACTGCTCGTCGCTAAGCAGGATCGCGGCCCCGGACTGGGCCAGCTCGCGCGCGTTGCCGGTCTGGTGATCGTCCGCAGCATAGGGGTAGGGCACCAAAATCGAGGGCAGGCCCACCGCGGCCAGCTCCGAGACCGCCGATGCCCCGGCGCGGCAGATCGCCAGATCGGCCGCCGAGTAGGCTGCGGCCATATCGTCGATAAACGGCTCGACCTCGATCTCGAGCCCGGCGTCGCGGTAATCCGCGCGCACCTGCTCCAGGTCGAGCCCTCCGGCCTGGTGCCTGACGTTGGGCTTGAATCCTTCGGCCGCGAGCAAGCCAAGCGCGCCGCAGGCCGCGCGGTTGATGGTGCGCGCCCCCTGGCTGCCGCCGAAGACCAGCAGACTGCGCAGCCCCTCGATCGCTTCGGGCGTCTTGGCAGCGGCCGCGATATCGGGCCGGATCGGGTTGCCGGTGTGCACGCTTTTAATCGCGCCCAGCCGCTGCGCCGTAGAGCTGAAGTGCACGCAGGCGCGCTGGGCCACTCGCGAGAGCAGGCGGTTGGTCAGTCCGGGAATCGAGTTGGGCTCGAGGATCACCCGCGGCCGACGCCCGATGAACGCCGCGAGCATCGCCGGAGCCGAGGCGTATCCGCCCACTCCGAGCACTACCGACGGATTGAAGCGGCGCTGGATTTTCAGCGAGCGCCACAGCGCCGGCACAATCCGCACCAGGGCCAGCAAGCGCGACAGCGGCCCCAGCCCCTTGATTCCCGAGGTCTTGAGCAATTCCAGAGGATAGCCCGTGGGCGGCACCATCCGCTCCTCGAGCCCGCCCTGCGCGCCGACGAACAGCACCTCGCCCGACTGCGGCTCGGCCCAGGCGTGCGCCACGGCCAACGCCGGGGCCACGTGACCGCCCGTACCGCCGCCGGCAATCAGCAGCCTCATCGCGCCCTCCAGTTGACCGCCGCGTTGGGCCGCGGCGTCAGCTCGTCGTACTCGCGATGGTGCGAGGCCACGTTGAGCACCACGCCGACCAGGAACATGCTGCACATCAGGCTCGATCCGCCGTAGCTCACCAGCGGCAGGGTCAGCCCCTTGGTCGGCAGCATGCCCATCACCACACCGGCGTTCATCAGCACCTGCAACGCAAACAACAGAGCCACACTAAAGGCCAGTAGGCGGCCGTAGTCGTCCCCGGCGCGCAGGCTGACGCGGATCATCCGCAGCACCATCACGCAGTAGATCGCCAGCAGCGCGCCGACCCCGAGCAGGCCGATCTCTTCGGCCACGTTGCTCAGAATGAAGTCGGTGTGCAGCTCGGGCACGAAGAATCCCTTTTGCGCGCCCTGCCCCAGCCCGACTCCGATCCAGCCGCCCTTGCCAAAGGCCACCAGGCTGTTGCAAAGCTGGTAGGCCGTTCCCTGGGGATCGCTCCACGGATCGAGAAACGAGGTCAGCCGAGCCAGGCGATAGGGCGCGGCTTTGATCGCCGCCATCGCCCCCAGCGAGCCGACCACGGTCAGCGCTCCCAGGTGCGCGTAGCGCGCCCCGCCCACGAAGAGCATGCCCAAGACCAGCGCCAAGAGCAGCACCGTGCCGCCGAAGTCGGGCTGCTTGTAGACCAGTAGCATCAGCACTCCGGGGATCAGCAGGTGCGGCGCCAGGCCGTTGGACAGACGCCTGATCCGACCGCGCTTGACCGTGATCGAGTAGGCCAGAAACACCAGCAACGCGACCTTGGCGATTTCCAGCGGCTGGATCGTGAATCCGAAGAGCTTGAGCCAGCGTCGGCTGCCGTTGACCACCACCGACATTCCGGGCACGAACAGCAACGCCAGCAGTACGGCGGCCAAAGCCAACAGGCCGTAGGCGGTCTTGTTGTTGGTCAGCAGGTGGTAGTCCAGGTGTCGACCAACCAGCAACGCGCCCAGGCTGAGCACGGCCCAGACCAAATGGCGCTTGAGAAAATGAAACTCGCTGCCGAAACGCAGTTCGGCCGAGACAAAGGTCGCCGAGTAGACCATCACCACGCCGACCACCAGCAGCGCCAGGGCGCACAGCAGAATCACCGGATCGGTGCCGCGGGTGACGCGCATCAGGCCTCCCCCCCGGCCAGCGTACGCACCGCTGCGGTAAAACTGCGGCCGCGGTGCTCGTAGTCATCGAACATGTCGAAGCTGGCGCAGGCCGGCGAAAGCAGCACGGACGCGTCCGGTGCGGCCAGCTCCAGCCCGAGCCGCACGGCCTGCTCCAGCGTGTCGCAACGCTCAAGGCGCGTCACGCCCTGCAGCACGTGTTGCAGTTCGTCGGCCGCCTCGCCGATCAACAGCACGGCCCGCGCGCGTTCGGCCACGGCCTCGCGCAGCACGCTGAAGTCCGCGCCCTTACCCCGTCCCCCGGCGATCAGCACCAGCGGCTCCTCGAACGAGCGCACGGCGGCGATCAGCGAATCGGGCGTGGTGGCCTTTGAATCGTTGTAGAAGCGCACGCCGCGGATCTCGCCCACCGGCTCGAGCCGGTGCGGCAGCGGAGCGAAATCCGCGACCCCGGCTGCCAGCGCCTCGCTGTCCGCGCCGGCCAACAGCGCGCAGCCGACCGCGGCCTCGAGGTTGAG from the Candidatus Alcyoniella australis genome contains:
- the murG gene encoding undecaprenyldiphospho-muramoylpentapeptide beta-N-acetylglucosaminyltransferase, with the protein product MRLLIAGGGTGGHVAPALAVAHAWAEPQSGEVLFVGAQGGLEERMVPPTGYPLELLKTSGIKGLGPLSRLLALVRIVPALWRSLKIQRRFNPSVVLGVGGYASAPAMLAAFIGRRPRVILEPNSIPGLTNRLLSRVAQRACVHFSSTAQRLGAIKSVHTGNPIRPDIAAAAKTPEAIEGLRSLLVFGGSQGARTINRAACGALGLLAAEGFKPNVRHQAGGLDLEQVRADYRDAGLEIEVEPFIDDMAAAYSAADLAICRAGASAVSELAAVGLPSILVPYPYAADDHQTGNARELAQSGAAILLSDEQCTARRLAELIRELSADPQRLRSMSRAALELGRPDAAQRVADVCQGLAKGGDDVR
- the ftsA gene encoding cell division protein FtsA; amino-acid sequence: MRRGDEILVGLDIGTTKVCTVVGQLVDNEGDSSRPRIEIVGIGTTPSRGLRKGVVINIESTVASIRKAVEEAELMAGCDIVSVFVGIAGGHIRGFNSHGVIAIRDKEVHARDVGRVIEAAKAVAIPMDREVIHVIPNGFKVDQQDGVNDPVGMRGVRLEVNCHIVTGAVASAANIIKCCNQTGLNVMDIVLEPLASSYGVLDEEEKELGVALLDIGGGTSDLAVFIGGTLRHSAVLALGGAHITNDIALGLRTPAQPSAEELKIRYGCATTKLVNSKEAVEVPTVGGRKPRVVSRQILCEIIEQRVEEIFLLVQRELEKVGLTERVPAGMVLTGGASNMPGMIEVAEGIFNCPVRVGKPINVGGLTDVVNGPQFATAVGLVAYGIDAEEGAKFRIRDRQTFDGVWSRMREWIKDFIS
- the ftsZ gene encoding cell division protein FtsZ encodes the protein MFNFVEQVSDKQKATIKVVGVGGGGGNAVNTMVSAGMAGVRFIATNTDQQALLSSRAEQTVQLGSGLGAGGNPEVGCEAAINSRDELVKALEDTDMVFITAGMGGGTGTGAAPIIAELARETDALTVAVVTKPFLFEGSRRMRQAEEGIDKLRQYVDTLITIPNQKLINLAGKDMTMLDAFKRADEILLQAVQSISDLIVVPGVINLDLADVRTIMRGMGLALMGTGVASGSTRAIDAAQAAISSPLLENIAIDGAKGVLINVTGGHDLTLAEVSEASEMIQEAADPGANIIFGAVIDERMQDQMRITVIATGFDQVEQLEQTQEQVTYLSNALSRRERLKFQRRPEEPEVQRPEVIEQAYVPQSKVAVSTPVRPSARPRADEDEYDIPTFIRRKAD
- the murB gene encoding UDP-N-acetylmuramate dehydrogenase, with product MSEQLAKLLARRLGERFKRNELLSDYTTFGVGGPAWGLVEPDDEDELAFVLRAAAEAGMELQVLGACSNVLVADSGLPALAVLIRERMGAIELESQSDRGVLLRVDAGCSVRRLTELCLEHGWTGFEFAAGIPGNLGGALRMNAGTRDGEIYDLVRELRLMNAEGSAQWLAREEVDFSYRAVELPAGAVILSCRMELQKGERQDVARKVEAMLAWRAEHHPQYLPCAGSVFRNPPGEHAARLIETAGCKGLRVGGAQVSEHHANFIVNDKNGSANDIYELIGLVRQRVRQSFGLTLECEVKLLGDFA
- a CDS encoding FtsQ-type POTRA domain-containing protein, with translation MFDFREHKRRQLRAKRAKFRLRSRVRGLLRDLHEGFWPFMRKAVPTVLILALVGWAGLAAATGELFRVRDVRISGLRHVPRTEVIGLLGLSADQHLFDVDLQELRERLQRNHWIEDARVARELPDRLIVDVVEQQVLAVARMEQDYYVNPQGMLFKEVEPGESHDFILISGLREADFAANQSEALFSLAEAVELIRVAQLSDESELSDLSEVHYDPVRGLSMVTLDHGIWIEMGRGGFAEKLERLEALHAALGSRAARLSWTDVSVPQRAFIRLKTTGGRR
- the ftsW gene encoding putative lipid II flippase FtsW; amino-acid sequence: MRVTRGTDPVILLCALALLVVGVVMVYSATFVSAELRFGSEFHFLKRHLVWAVLSLGALLVGRHLDYHLLTNNKTAYGLLALAAVLLALLFVPGMSVVVNGSRRWLKLFGFTIQPLEIAKVALLVFLAYSITVKRGRIRRLSNGLAPHLLIPGVLMLLVYKQPDFGGTVLLLALVLGMLFVGGARYAHLGALTVVGSLGAMAAIKAAPYRLARLTSFLDPWSDPQGTAYQLCNSLVAFGKGGWIGVGLGQGAQKGFFVPELHTDFILSNVAEEIGLLGVGALLAIYCVMVLRMIRVSLRAGDDYGRLLAFSVALLFALQVLMNAGVVMGMLPTKGLTLPLVSYGGSSLMCSMFLVGVVLNVASHHREYDELTPRPNAAVNWRAR
- the murC gene encoding UDP-N-acetylmuramate--L-alanine ligase — its product is MFGRARRIHFVGIGGIGMSGIAEVLLNLGYEVTGSDMRRSDVTHRLQTLGGKVGLGHDPEAVRGADVIVISSAVGPDNPEVQAAQRLGIPVIPRAEMLAELMRMKYGVAVAGTHGKTTTTSMIATVLRFAGLDPTVVIGGRLESIGSNARLGQGPNLVAEADESDGSFILLSPTVAVVTNIDREHMNHYRDLDQLLETFVGFINKVPFYGQAILCVDSPLVRKILPQVKKRYATYAVNEPADLTAVDIEIKEHNTTFEVHDAERGRLGRVRLGMPGKHHVANALATLAVAAELNVPFEAASEGLRDFGGVGRRFDIRGEAAGITIVDDYAHHPAEISGTLEAAAEGYGRPIRALFQPHRYSRVADLLDEFAQAFDAAATVVVMPIYAAGEQPLEGISADALARRLREHGHPDVLVADDHSHAVELMVGRAGRGDVLFTLGAGDVTKLADILLDSLRRREEGR
- a CDS encoding D-alanine--D-alanine ligase yields the protein MSGKRVGVLLGGPSSEREVSFNTGAAVCDALQRKGYEVVRIDVGRDLALQLERHGVELVYNALHGKWGEDGCVQGLLELMRIPYTGSGVTASAVAMDKVISKRLFQAADLPVPQWALIEPGSAEEVSLDDLPLELPLVVKPTTEGSSMGISIVREAGQLKAALEEALRFDRRVILERYIKGREINVGVLDGEALGTVEVRPKLEFYNYEAKYTQGMTDYLCPAPIEPERELEALDLARRAHTALGCAGGTRVDLILDGNNGWWLLEVNTLPGLTQTSLLPKIARAAGIEFDDLVERILLGAGLKVGS